The proteins below are encoded in one region of Penicillium psychrofluorescens genome assembly, chromosome: 4:
- a CDS encoding uncharacterized protein (ID:PFLUO_007053-T1.cds;~source:funannotate), whose product MGAIPAPKKAAKKAATKKPQAVPPQLAAAVAAFLSNNGYSGASEAFTKELGKQNKPDLLKAPSLLEIFECWEYTVSKKDSTTTTTKSSSSSSSSSSSSDSDSSSPSSSSDSSDSDSDVDMKDATKTKPTRSSSPSSSSSSSSSSSDSDADDEEEEPAAAASAPTPKKVTGVKRKAESSTDSSSEDDSPKNKKAKVPTKKESSSSSSSSSSSSSSSSSSSDSDSSSSSDSDSSSGSSSSESEKANKKANSKSLKQATKTPLPESGSSDSDDSDYKSANEKAGGVSLVPNESDTSATLGASPEIYVHPARAAQFSSSSSNASPAPGGSLKKKHTGARATPLAALSALPHDHPSNDYISYAYADRAFNDLSVTRGKGFTKEKNKKKRGSYRGGPIDIAGGKSFKFDD is encoded by the exons ATGGGCGCTATTCCGGCCCCCAAGAAAGCGGCCAAGAAG GCCGCCACCAAGAAGCCACAGGCGGTTCCTCCTCAGCTGGCTGCCGCTGTTGCTGCTTTTCTGTCCAACAATGGCTATTCCGGTGCTAGTGAAGCATTCACGAAGGAACTGGGCAAACAGAACAAGCCCGACTTGCTGAAGGCcccgtcgctgctggagattTTCGAGTGCTGGGAGTACACCGTCAGCAAGAAGGACTCtaccacgaccaccaccaagtcctcctcgagcagcagttcctccagctcctccagtGACTcggacagcagcagccccagcagTTCGAGTGATAGCAGCGATTCGGACTCGGACGTCGACATGAAAGACGCGACTAAGACCAAGCCCACTCGCTCATCAtccccttcatcttccagctcgtccagctcgtccagctccgACAGTGATGCtgacgatgaggaagaagagccgGCGGCCGCTGCTTCGGCCCCTACCCCGAAGAAGGTGACTGGTGTGAAGCGGAAGGCCGAGTCGAGTACGGACTCCAGCTCGGAAGACGACAGtcccaagaacaagaaggccaaggtccCTACCAAGAAAGaatcttcctcgtcgtcttcgtcttcttcttcgtcgtcttcgtcctcgtccagcagcTCGGATAGCGactcatcctccagctctgATTCTGATTCCTCGTCTGgatcatcctcctcggagtCCGAGAAGGCCAACAAGAAAGCCAACTCCAAGTCTTTGAAACAAGCCACTAAGACACCACTTCCCGAGTCCGGCAGCAGCGATTCCGATGATAGCGACTACAAGTCTGCCAACGAAAAGGCTGGCGGTGTGTCCCTTGTGCCCAACGAGTCCGACACCAGTGCCACTCTTGGGGCGTCACCAGAAATCTATGTGCACCCTGCCAGAGCCGCTCAgttctcgtcgtcctcgtcgaaCGCCAGCCCCGCTCCTGGAGgcagcttgaagaagaagcacacCGGCGCCCGTGCCACCCCTCTCGCTGCACTGAGTGCCCTGCCCCACGACCACCCTTCGAACGACTATATCTCCTACGCCTATGCGGACCGTGCCTTCAATGACTTGTCCGTGACTCGTGGCAAGGGCTtcaccaaggagaagaataaaaagaaGCGCGGTTCTTACCGTGGTGGCCCTATCGATATCGCCGGAGGCAAATCCTTCAAGTTTGATGATTAG
- a CDS encoding uncharacterized protein (ID:PFLUO_007052-T1.cds;~source:funannotate), translated as MNGRDRSRGATSSHASDGRNGSADTSMSRAEKFEDEKKRIVQSCYSKKDSDGTLVESYITHVRITEDSQYPSAPAPPSSAPDNKKARVIIVSVRRSGRVRMHKARENNDGTFSIGKTWMLDDLSSIQSYNALMPKTPTEAQHKEWASSVGFVVTVGKPYYWHARSSKEKEFFIGSLVKIYKKYTGGKVPNLIGFDDRERQLLTGGTTLAITAPPARPGSRGGDGSAPPLSKSALVSRDVSRNMSRDPSRDASRDGSRARSRDETRASSRDGPREVRRKASQDPTLRVQRSRDQVSQPSTSQSNLSISEPTSIPPSTTLSGERDLPPSRGNDIPAPVAPALPTEPRSKEPTPAAAEEKRPSTSSRVEEPVQMPQPSTFQTTQAVESTTPGAGHDNLRPSVGPAPGPLPTPTMVQQTSSQSRDTSDATDIVSGEPSNVGTADARFSLAQVSDPAVAAAFLAAGSPVEARKRPVELSAGSPTAAATPSAPAPASPPVVTPAPPVPDSPPAVTPAVPAPDSPPAVTPAAPAPDSSAAATPAAPAPASPSTIAPSIKSPTLTTPTSATAPPETPVDDVSEAHRPGLGPMVKKKSAKDIAGAFRKAANAYGAFKPRPGGAGERLLAAAKKPQEPEAAEPDGITGVVPAPSLTRSGTEPKSPVAETSERELPAPDKDTTPIVEVTQPVFEETAVAAAVVAEESRDTFPDTVKVITDDRSRTPSPSGQGRRRRRQDNTLKYCQALGIEIGILDGRAIDFDDILSELGWNGRLNDEKRIEDLEADVRREVGRVEAVSWLGNLEQQDGKVEQLAKLIDKTVEECEELDGLLTLYSHELNTLHDDVAYIEAQGQGLQVQTANQKLLQNELQNLLKTLSISGHELRPLKEASLSNLDGMRDTEDALAILYKAMVMIDSDIGQNKKRLVDSAGERGGVGVYADTDIGQMRAIKEKKEEYRSAASMFLGRFKQFMSLAFKMAEQKRADALAHASKDPLKLNSSARGHFRREVWMYHALMLFAREISQAEWHGLIGLYEQQSKPSYQNEFRDNNLAWKKSARKPTPDEQELLFTHQEKEKEGEGITMAARKLTVRRGKTVRAATGLRLSSNEKKRGGKIEPCEAFAGTLRETLNMIAEEQDFAVQFFHLDSLATADFTDLVASTTPDARECPAFSTRHPHDPDRAMSKRVEQIMDEIYSFWPTDMQNLVDWAVQDDPMQGIGILFGLESVMAELDDTNQEFILHSLQKLHSRLMGLFNRFVDEQIRGIEDTKVKINKRKGVISFMRVFPHFSTAIENMLNHPSGEFCDVRISVNDAYDRINRAMWESLKFIAKEAPGQVTGVSAAAGDPEDKEVLNYHILLIENMNHYLEEVLVYNLPVLERWVTRAVQDYEEHMKLYLDAVIHRPLGKLLDFLRSVESLQEANDNADIAARTSHSRAVAKKVLSSYDSKEVRRGIELLKKRVEKHFGDADDPGLSRSLVLKVLRACEGRYEDAYDRTKRIIDSVYDGQLELEWRKDEMQTMFRK; from the exons ATGAATGGTCGCGACCGCAGTCGTGGTGCGACGTCTAGTCATGCCTCGGACGGTCGCAATGGCTCCGCCGATACCTCCATGTCACGGGCTGAGAAgttcgaggacgagaagaagcgtATTGTCCAGAGCTGCTACTCCAAGAAGGATAGCGATGGCACTT TGGTCGAATCCTATATCACCCACGTCCGAATCACCGAGGACTCCCAGTATCCCTCTGCTCCTGCCCCTCCGAGTTCGGCTCCCGACAACAAGAAAGCACGAGTCATCATAGTCTCGGTACGGAGATCTGGCAGAGTGCGCATGCACAAAGCTCGTGAAAACAATGACGGGACCTTCTCCATCGGCAAAACATGGATGCTCGACGATCTCTCCTCAATCCAATCCTACAACGCCTTGATGCCGAAAACACCGACCGAAGCGCAGCACAAGGAGTGGGCATCAAGTGTCGGGTTCGTGGTGACGGTGGGAAAACCATACTACTGGCATGCCCGGAGTtccaaggagaaggagttcTTCATCGGCAGTTTGGTCAAAATCTATAAGAAATACACCGGTGGCAAGGTTCCAAATCTCATTGGATTTGACGACAGGGAACGACAACTGCTCACAGGAGGCACAACGTTAGCGATAACGGCGCCACCGGCTCGGCCAGGATCAagaggtggtgatggatccGCGCCTCCGCTATCCAAGTCTGCCCTTGTGAGCCGTGATGTGAGTCGCAATATGAGCCGTGATCCAAGTCGTGATGCGAGTCGTGATGGAAGTCGTGCCCGGAGTCGTGATGAAACCCGTGCCTCAAGTCGTGATGGTCCCCGAGAAGTCCGGCGCAAAGCATCTCAAGATCCAACTCTCCGAGTGCAGCGGAGCCGTGACCAGGTCTCCCAGCCATCGACTAGCCAAAGCAACCTGTCTATCTCTGAGCCTACTTCAATCCCGCCATCTACTACTTTATCTGGTGAAAGGGATCTACCACCGTCTCGTGGAAATGATATTCCTGCACCTGTTGCCCCTGCCTTGCCAACAGAGCCAAGAAGCAAAGAGCCGacacctgctgctgccgaAGAAAAACGCCCATCCACCTCGTCACGAGTCGAAGAGCCCGTCCAGATGCCGCAGCCATCCACTTTTCAAACAACCCAAGCTGTCGAATCTACCACCCCAGGGGCCGGACACGATAATCTTCGACCAAGCGTCGGTCCCGCACCCGGCCCCCTTCCCACTCCCACTATGGTCCAACAAACATCGTCTCAGAGTCGGGATACGTCAGATGCCACCGACATTGTATCAGGAGAGCCCTCTAATGTAGGCACAGCCGATGCACGTTTTTCTCTTGCGCAAGTCTCAGATCCCGCCGTGGCCGCAGCTTTCCTGGCTGCTGGGTCGCCTGTGGAGGCACGCAAACGTCCAGTTGAATTGTCGGCTGGCTCTCCTACAGCTGCAGCTACTCCATCTGCACCTGCTCCCGCTTCTCCCCCGGTGGTTactccagctccacctgTTCCGGATTCTCCCCCGGCGGTTACTCCAGCTGTACCTGCTCCGGATTCTCCCCCGGCGGTTACTCCAGCTGCACCTGCTCCAGATTCCTCCGCGGCGGCTACTCCAGCTGCGCCtgctccagcttctccatctACAATAGCTCCGTCTATAAAATCCCCTACTTTGACAACGCCCACTTCAGCAACGGCACCTCCAGAAACGCCTGTCGACGATGTTTCGGAAGCACATCGCCCCGGCCTGGGGCCGATGGTGAAAAAGAAGTCTGCGAAAGACATCGCCGGCGCCTTTCGAAAGGCTGCAAACGCCTATGGTGCTTTCAAACCAAGACCTGGTGGGGCTGGTGAACGACTGCTGGCAGCCGCAAAAAAGCCACAAGAACCCGAAGCCGCCGAGCCAGATGGCATTACTGGCGTTGTTCCTGCTCCGTCATTGACTCGGTCCGGAACCGAGCCAAAGAGTCCAGTTGCTGAAACATCGGAAAGAGAGCTGCCTGCCCCGGACAAAGATACAACTCCCATCGTCGAGGTTACCCAGCCTGTATTTGAGGAGACTgcggtggctgctgcggTGGTCGCCGAAGAATCCAGAGATACCTTCCCAGATACTGTCAAGGTTATCACAGATGACCGTTCCAGAACGCCATCACCGTCAGGTCAGGGACGTCGCCGAAGACGCCAAGACAACACGCTCAAGTACTGCCAAGCGCTCGGAATTGAAATTGGCATTCTTGATGGGCGCGCCATTGATTTCGATGATATCCTCTCCGAGCTTGGCTGGAACGGGCGATTGAATGATGAAAAGAGgatcgaggatctcgaagCAGACGTTCGTCGCGAAGTTGGCCGTGTTGAGGCCGTCAGCTGGCTAGGAAACCTTGAACAGCAAGACGGAAAAGTGGAACAACTTGCCAAATTGATTGACAAGACAGTCGAGGAGTgcgaagagctggatggtCTGTTGACTCTGTACTCGCACGAATTGAAC ACTCTTCATGACGACGTGGCATATATCGAGGCCCAGGGTCAAGGGTTGCAAGTGCAAACAGCCAACCAGAAGCTACTTCAGAACGAGCTACAGAACCTTTTGAAGacgctctccatctccggtCATGAATTGCGGCCACTGAAAGAAGCTTCTCTGAGCAATCTTGACGGAATGAGGGATACCGAAGATGCACTTGCGATACTGTACAAGGCGATGGTCATGATCGATTCCGATATTGGACAAAACAAAAAACGCTTGGTTGACAGCGCGGGCGAGCGTGGCGGCGTCGGTGTCTATGCCGATACGGATATCGGTCAGATGCGTGCaatcaaggagaagaaggaagaataCCGCTCTGCAGCCTCAATGTTCCTCGGGAGATTCAAGCAATTCATGAGTCTGGCTTTCAAGATGGCGGAGCAGAAACGAGCAGATGCCCTGGCACATGCGTCCAAAGACCCCCTGAAGCTTAACAGCTCGGCGCGTGGACACTTCCGTCGGGAAGTTTGGATGTATCATGCCCTCATGCTTTTTGCCAGAGAAATCAGCCAGGCGGAATGGCACGGCTTGATCGGACTATATGAACAGCAGTCCAAGCCATCTTACCAGAATGAGTTCCGAGACAATAATTTGGCCTGGAAGAAGTCAGCTCGTAAACCGACGCCTGACGAGCAGGAACTGCTCTTTACCCACcaagagaaggagaaggaaggtgAGGGTATCACCATGGCCGCACGCAAGCTGACCGTGCGACGCGGCAAAACTGTTCGTGCCGCGACCGGCCTCCGTCTGTCTTCCAACGAGAAAAAACGGGGAGGCAAAATTGAGCCGTGTGAGGCGTTTGCCGGCACGCTGCGGGAGACACTGAACATGATTGCCGAGGAACAGGACTTTGCCGTTCAATTCTTCCACCTCGATTCTCTCGCCACTGCTGATTTCACCGATCTGGTTGCTTCTACAACCCCGGATGCCCGTGAATGTCCGGCCTTTTCCACAAGACATCCGCACGATCCAGACAGGGCGATGTCGAAGCGAGTCGAGCAAATCATGGATGAGATTTACTCATTCTGGCCAACCGACATGCAGAACCTCGTTGATTGGGCTGTCCAGGATGATCCTAT GCAAGGAATTGGCATCCTGTTTGGCCTGGAGTCTGTCATGGCTGAGTTGGATGACACTAATCAGGAGTTCATCCTCCACTCTCTCCAGAAGCTTCACTCCCGTTTGATGGGACTGTTCAACCGATTTGTGGACGAGCAGATCCGGGGCATCGAGGACACCAAGGTGAAGATCAACAAGCGCAAGGGAGTGATTTCCTTCATGCGGGTCTTCCCCCATTTCTCCACCGCGATTGAGAATATGCTGAATCACCCATCCGGCGAGTTCTGTGACGTCCGGATCAGCGTCAACGATGCCTATGACCGCATCAATCGTGCCATGTGGGAATCCCTCAAATTCATTGCCAAGGAAGCGCCCGGACAAGTCACTGGAGTGTCCGCCGCGGCTGGTGACccggaggacaaggaggTCTTGAACTaccacatcctcctcatcgaGAACATGAACCATTACCTGGAAGAGGTGCTCGTGTACAACCTGCCCGTGCTCGAACGCTGGGTCACGCGGGCCGTCCAGGACTACGAAGAGCACATGAAGCTCTACCTCGACGCCGTGATCCACCGCCCGCTGGGCAAGctcctcgacttcctccgGTCGGTGGAGAGCCTCCAGGAAGCCAACGACAACGCCGACATTGCCGCTCGCACCAGCCACTCCCGCGCGGTGGCGAAGAAGGTACTCTCGTCCTACGACTCCAAGGAAGTCCGGCGGGGCATCGAActgctcaagaagcgcgTCGAGAAGCATTTCGGTGATGCCGACGACCCGGGACTCAGCCGTAGCCTGGTCCTCAAGGTGCTGCGAGCGTGCGAAGGCCGGTACGAGGATGCGTACGATCGCACGAAGCGCATCATCGACAGCGTGTACGACggccagctggagctggagtgGCGCAAGGATGAGATGCAGACGATGTTCCGAAAGTag